Proteins encoded by one window of Porphyromonas vaginalis:
- the feoB gene encoding ferrous iron transport protein B: MKLSELHNGDRARILSVGGHGAFRKRILEMGFVQGQVVEVIQAAPLRDPIYYRLMDYNVSLRRKEAGLITVELIDQSSSAEELPPLAHTFVHGGAGASLTESAASDRVAISRSLRVALIGNPNSGKTTLFNHASGAHERVGNYSGVTVEAKEAHFDYQGVRYELIDLPGTYSLSPYSPEELYIRDYLTNVETRPDVVIDVLDATNLERQLYLAVQVREMGIPMVIALNMWDEFEQKKNQLDIQQLSHLLGTPMVPTICRKGVGVFELFDKVRQLVDEDLYADRRFLQINYGTDLEQSIANLQEKLAEHATFPDHLSPRYLAVKLLEGDPHTQSFIKQQAKGEYLLTATAYEENRLRKNHSSEEDLENYIINQRYGFIAGALRETYRPNKRRIRTMTDRIDNLLIHPIWGYPIFLAFLFIMFEATFALGAFPMDWIETGVDALGAWIYGMMAPGPLRDLLVTGVIGGVGGVLVFLPNILILYLFISIMEDTGYMARATFLMDKLMHHMGLHGKSFIPLIMGFGCNVPAVMASRTIESRQSRIITVLVTSLMSCSARLPVYILIAGTFFPQHAGLVLFGLYALGVLLAFLLAKLFRRVLFKSEDLPFVMELPPYRIPMARAVGIHMWDKAREYLHKMGSVILVASVIIWALGYYPREEVMSRAEEQIAQVQQQSTLSEGERSEQVAEIERQAHMEQQEGSYLGRIGQTVQPVLAPLGFDWKLSVALVAGLPAKEVVVSSLSVIYTGNETVDEDSEDFAVGSSALSRQMRQEKDPVTGEPLYTPLIAICFLIFVLIYIPCVATVVAVSKELNSGWWGLFVVVYTCVLAWIVAYLARLIGLLII; the protein is encoded by the coding sequence ATGAAATTGTCGGAGTTACATAATGGCGACCGGGCTCGTATCCTATCGGTCGGCGGGCATGGAGCCTTTCGCAAGCGTATCCTAGAGATGGGCTTCGTGCAGGGGCAGGTTGTGGAGGTGATCCAAGCGGCTCCGCTACGAGATCCTATCTACTATCGGCTGATGGACTACAACGTCTCGCTGCGTCGCAAAGAGGCTGGACTCATCACGGTAGAGCTCATCGACCAGTCGTCCTCTGCGGAGGAGCTGCCACCGCTGGCACATACGTTCGTACATGGTGGTGCGGGGGCATCACTTACAGAGAGCGCAGCCTCCGATCGTGTCGCCATCTCCCGCTCGCTGAGGGTAGCACTCATAGGTAATCCCAACAGCGGCAAGACGACCCTCTTCAACCATGCCAGTGGGGCGCATGAGCGTGTCGGCAACTACAGCGGGGTGACTGTCGAGGCAAAGGAGGCGCACTTCGACTATCAAGGCGTTCGCTACGAACTGATTGACCTCCCCGGTACCTACTCGCTATCGCCCTATTCGCCAGAAGAGCTTTACATTCGTGATTATCTGACCAACGTGGAGACGCGTCCCGACGTGGTCATCGATGTGCTCGACGCGACCAACCTAGAGCGTCAGCTATACCTAGCTGTGCAGGTACGCGAGATGGGCATCCCGATGGTTATCGCACTCAACATGTGGGACGAGTTCGAGCAGAAGAAGAATCAGCTCGACATACAGCAGCTCTCCCACCTCCTCGGCACGCCGATGGTTCCGACCATCTGCCGCAAGGGTGTGGGGGTCTTTGAGCTTTTTGATAAGGTGCGCCAGCTCGTTGATGAAGATCTCTATGCCGATCGTCGCTTCCTGCAGATCAACTACGGGACGGATCTCGAGCAGAGCATAGCAAACCTTCAGGAGAAGCTCGCCGAGCATGCGACCTTCCCCGACCACTTGTCTCCGCGCTACTTAGCGGTCAAGCTCCTCGAGGGGGATCCGCACACGCAGAGCTTTATCAAGCAGCAAGCGAAGGGTGAGTACCTCCTCACCGCCACGGCCTACGAGGAGAATAGGCTGCGCAAGAACCACTCCAGCGAGGAGGACCTGGAGAACTATATCATCAATCAGCGGTACGGCTTCATCGCAGGCGCGCTCAGAGAGACCTACCGCCCGAACAAGCGGCGCATACGCACCATGACGGATCGTATAGACAACCTCCTCATACACCCTATTTGGGGCTATCCGATCTTCCTCGCCTTCCTCTTTATCATGTTTGAGGCGACCTTTGCCTTGGGAGCCTTCCCAATGGACTGGATCGAGACGGGCGTAGATGCTCTCGGTGCGTGGATCTATGGAATGATGGCTCCAGGACCTCTGCGAGATCTACTGGTGACGGGTGTCATCGGTGGCGTGGGCGGTGTGCTCGTCTTCCTACCGAATATCCTCATCCTCTACCTCTTCATATCCATCATGGAGGACACGGGCTATATGGCTCGAGCCACCTTCCTGATGGATAAACTAATGCACCACATGGGACTGCACGGCAAGTCCTTCATCCCACTCATCATGGGCTTCGGGTGCAATGTGCCAGCTGTGATGGCCTCCCGTACCATCGAGAGCAGGCAGAGCCGTATCATCACGGTACTAGTCACTTCGCTGATGAGCTGTAGTGCCAGACTACCAGTTTACATACTCATTGCGGGTACCTTCTTCCCACAGCATGCGGGGCTGGTACTCTTCGGGCTGTACGCACTGGGTGTGCTACTGGCCTTCCTACTGGCGAAGCTTTTCCGCCGCGTACTCTTCAAGTCGGAGGATCTCCCCTTCGTCATGGAGCTACCTCCGTATCGTATCCCTATGGCGCGTGCTGTGGGTATACACATGTGGGACAAAGCGCGTGAGTACCTCCACAAGATGGGATCAGTGATCCTCGTGGCGTCAGTCATCATCTGGGCTCTGGGCTATTATCCTCGCGAGGAGGTGATGTCTCGTGCGGAGGAGCAGATAGCTCAGGTGCAGCAGCAGAGTACGCTCTCTGAGGGCGAGCGCAGTGAGCAGGTCGCCGAGATAGAGCGTCAAGCGCACATGGAGCAGCAAGAGGGCTCTTACCTAGGACGCATCGGGCAGACGGTGCAGCCGGTCCTAGCACCGCTCGGCTTCGACTGGAAGCTCAGCGTAGCACTTGTGGCTGGCCTACCGGCCAAAGAGGTGGTCGTCAGCTCCCTCAGCGTCATCTATACGGGTAATGAGACGGTCGACGAGGATAGCGAAGACTTTGCCGTGGGTAGTTCAGCGCTCTCCCGACAGATGCGCCAAGAGAAAGACCCCGTCACGGGAGAGCCTCTCTACACACCGCTGATAGCGATCTGCTTCCTCATCTTCGTCCTTATTTATATTCCTTGTGTTGCCACTGTGGTGGCCGTCTCTAAGGAACTCAACAGTGGCTGGTGGGGGCTCTTTGTGGTCGTCTACACCTGCGTACTGGCCTGGATCGTCGCTTATCTGGCACGACTGATAGGACTACTCATTATATAA
- a CDS encoding MFS transporter: MQQTPPTTYQGNDRVLFGFIFGLLSFWLFAMTLLNIHVDMNKELGLSISTLSFAVSVTSLVSGLFIVVFGGLADRLGRVKLIRWGFYAAILGALCIALTPAQSALTAPILIAGRALQGLSGACIMPASLALLGVYWSGKGRQRAVSLWSMGTWGGSSFAALFGGFMISTLGWRAIFYVCALFAIIGLLLIKGLPESRAEQQQAKRFDIFGFVTFFVGILSLQLFIANAPVWGWLSLYSLSSIAISVIAIVVFIYVEHGREGAFMNFALFRNKTFTGATISNLILNATAGVLVVSLSVLQQGGRIDPATAGYLTIGYGVSILLFIRVGEKLLQRFGPRKPMIWGCMLIIVSIILMSQTQLMTGVYMILTGVAYVLFGTGLAFYATPSTDAALSSLPRDLSGQGSGIYKMASSLGAAFGLAISQAIYNGIQVSGEPIELLGNLINFVGQQGNLNFRHAAMVTMSFNIGLLLLAILSIALTIPKQKKQAEA; this comes from the coding sequence ATGCAACAGACACCCCCCACAACCTACCAAGGCAACGATCGAGTCCTCTTCGGATTTATCTTTGGCTTGCTCTCCTTCTGGCTCTTTGCCATGACGCTCCTCAATATCCATGTGGATATGAACAAGGAGCTGGGACTCTCCATCTCGACGCTTAGCTTTGCCGTGTCGGTCACCTCGCTGGTGAGCGGCCTCTTTATCGTGGTCTTCGGAGGCTTGGCCGATCGCCTCGGACGTGTCAAGCTCATTCGCTGGGGCTTTTACGCAGCTATCCTAGGGGCTCTGTGCATCGCGCTGACACCCGCTCAGAGCGCTCTGACAGCACCGATACTTATCGCGGGTAGAGCCTTACAAGGTCTCTCGGGTGCGTGCATCATGCCCGCCTCGCTAGCCCTCCTCGGTGTCTACTGGAGTGGCAAAGGGCGACAGCGCGCAGTCAGTCTCTGGAGTATGGGTACGTGGGGAGGCTCTAGCTTTGCAGCCCTCTTCGGAGGCTTTATGATCAGCACTTTGGGGTGGCGAGCTATCTTCTACGTTTGCGCCCTATTTGCGATAATAGGGCTGCTGCTCATCAAGGGGCTCCCAGAGAGTCGTGCCGAGCAGCAACAAGCGAAGCGATTTGACATCTTCGGCTTTGTCACCTTCTTTGTGGGTATCTTGTCGCTACAGCTTTTCATCGCCAATGCGCCCGTCTGGGGCTGGCTCAGTCTTTACTCGCTCTCCAGTATAGCGATCTCGGTCATTGCTATAGTGGTCTTCATCTATGTGGAGCATGGACGAGAGGGCGCCTTTATGAACTTTGCCCTCTTTCGCAATAAGACCTTCACAGGAGCGACCATATCCAACCTAATCCTCAATGCCACAGCGGGCGTACTCGTCGTGTCGCTCAGCGTACTACAGCAGGGCGGTCGTATCGATCCCGCCACGGCGGGCTACCTGACCATCGGCTATGGGGTCTCCATCTTGCTCTTCATCCGTGTGGGTGAGAAGCTCCTCCAGCGCTTTGGGCCTCGCAAGCCGATGATCTGGGGCTGTATGCTGATCATCGTCTCAATCATCCTCATGTCTCAGACGCAGCTCATGACGGGCGTCTATATGATCCTGACGGGTGTGGCGTACGTCCTCTTTGGTACTGGGCTAGCCTTCTATGCGACACCCTCGACCGATGCGGCACTATCGAGCCTACCTCGAGATCTCTCGGGACAAGGATCCGGCATCTACAAGATGGCTTCGTCCCTTGGCGCTGCCTTCGGACTGGCCATATCACAGGCTATCTACAATGGCATCCAAGTGTCGGGAGAGCCGATCGAACTGCTAGGCAATCTGATCAACTTCGTGGGGCAGCAGGGCAACCTCAACTTCCGTCACGCAGCGATGGTGACCATGTCCTTCAATATAGGCCTGCTCCTCCTCGCTATCCTATCCATAGCTCTGACAATACCCAAGCAGAAGAAGCAGGCTGAGGCATAG
- the miaB gene encoding tRNA (N6-isopentenyl adenosine(37)-C2)-methylthiotransferase MiaB, which translates to MTERVEQENKWVYIETYGCQMNVADSEIIAAQMQLAGYQLTDQIDEADAVLINTCSVRDNAELRIIRRLDNLNGQRKRSGHPQIVGVLGCMAERVQETLIRDHGVDLVAGPDAYTDLPHLIAAAEAGEPAISIELSKSETYSDVIPVRLPGLHISGFVSIMRGCNNFCTYCIVPYTRGRERSRDPESIIREVQRMAQEGYREVTLLGQNVNSYCWQSETGANYTFADLLRSVAEAVPTMRIRFTSPHPKDMKDETLEEMSHYPNICRHIHFPLQSGSNRILERMHRRYTREWYLERVDRIREYMPDCGLSTDVFCGFSGETEEDFQETLEVMRLARLDSAFMFKYSERPGTYASRHLVDDVPEEVKVERLNRMIALQNELSLESNERDVGKSFEVLIEGYSKRSRDDFFGRTQQNKVIVFPKGHNQIGKLVTVRVERVTSATMIGSEVEG; encoded by the coding sequence ATGACCGAGAGAGTAGAGCAAGAGAACAAGTGGGTCTATATCGAGACCTACGGCTGTCAGATGAATGTGGCTGATAGCGAGATCATAGCTGCGCAGATGCAACTGGCGGGCTATCAGCTCACCGATCAGATCGATGAGGCGGATGCCGTACTCATCAATACCTGCTCGGTGCGCGACAATGCGGAGCTGCGTATCATACGTCGTCTGGACAATCTCAATGGTCAGCGCAAACGCTCGGGGCATCCGCAGATCGTTGGTGTGCTGGGCTGTATGGCAGAGCGTGTGCAGGAGACGCTCATACGGGACCATGGCGTGGATCTGGTGGCAGGCCCTGATGCTTACACCGATCTGCCGCACCTGATAGCTGCCGCTGAGGCGGGTGAGCCGGCTATTAGCATTGAGCTGTCGAAGAGTGAGACCTACAGCGATGTGATCCCTGTGCGTCTCCCAGGCTTGCATATCAGTGGCTTCGTCTCGATCATGCGTGGGTGTAACAACTTCTGCACCTACTGCATCGTCCCCTACACACGAGGTCGTGAGCGTAGCCGTGATCCCGAGAGTATCATCCGAGAGGTGCAGCGTATGGCGCAAGAGGGCTACCGTGAGGTAACTCTCCTAGGGCAAAATGTCAACTCCTACTGCTGGCAGTCTGAGACGGGCGCCAATTACACTTTTGCTGATCTGCTGCGCAGCGTTGCTGAGGCGGTGCCTACGATGCGCATTCGCTTTACCTCGCCTCACCCCAAGGATATGAAGGATGAGACGCTCGAGGAGATGAGCCACTATCCCAACATCTGTCGCCATATCCACTTCCCCCTGCAGAGCGGTAGTAATCGCATCCTAGAGCGTATGCACCGACGCTATACGCGTGAGTGGTACCTAGAGCGTGTGGATCGTATCCGTGAATATATGCCCGACTGCGGGTTGAGTACTGATGTCTTCTGTGGCTTCTCGGGTGAGACGGAGGAGGACTTTCAGGAGACGCTGGAGGTGATGAGGCTGGCACGGCTGGATAGTGCCTTCATGTTTAAGTACTCGGAGCGTCCCGGCACCTACGCCTCGCGTCATCTCGTCGACGATGTCCCCGAGGAGGTCAAGGTAGAGCGGCTCAATCGTATGATCGCCCTGCAAAACGAGCTGAGCCTCGAGAGCAATGAGCGTGATGTGGGCAAGAGCTTTGAGGTGCTCATCGAGGGTTACAGCAAGCGCTCGCGCGATGACTTCTTCGGGCGTACCCAACAAAACAAGGTAATCGTCTTCCCCAAGGGTCATAACCAGATCGGCAAGCTAGTGACCGTGCGTGTGGAGCGTGTCACCTCGGCAACGATGATCGGTAGCGAGGTCGAAGGGTAG
- a CDS encoding M20 aminoacylase family protein — translation MKSKISEAICRDMEQWFESFHQAPETAMQEYDTSRIIAERLRDFGYEVTEGIGKLGIVATMQRGEGTRSLGIRAEFDALAIQEENDLPYRSRIPGHAHLCGHDGHTTMLLGAAKQLAESGHFNGKLTLIFQPGEETMQGGAAMVADGLFERFPVDAVYAMHNLPGLPLGTLHFCSGEMMSAVDNWEIKLMGRGSHGSMPELSIDPVVAGASLVLALQSIVSRNVSPWHHSVVTIGAFLAGDTGNTIPDSATLRLSIRNMEPKTRVQVLERIRTITQHQAESYGCAYEITEGQPGAVLINSEEETRYAAEVARKTFGEERVVYPSARYMSSEDFAFMLQKQRGCYLMIGNGETPMVHNPKFIFNKQLLPIGASYWVALAEDYLR, via the coding sequence ATGAAATCTAAGATAAGTGAAGCCATCTGCCGAGATATGGAGCAGTGGTTCGAGAGCTTTCATCAAGCTCCAGAGACAGCTATGCAAGAGTACGACACCTCTCGCATCATCGCCGAGAGGCTACGCGACTTTGGCTATGAAGTGACGGAGGGTATCGGCAAGCTCGGCATCGTGGCTACGATGCAGCGTGGTGAGGGGACGCGCTCCCTAGGCATCCGTGCGGAGTTTGACGCACTAGCTATACAGGAGGAAAACGACCTGCCCTACCGTAGTCGCATCCCGGGGCATGCACACCTCTGCGGGCACGATGGACATACGACGATGCTCCTCGGAGCTGCCAAGCAGTTGGCCGAGAGTGGTCACTTCAATGGTAAGCTCACACTCATCTTTCAGCCCGGCGAGGAAACGATGCAGGGAGGTGCCGCAATGGTTGCCGATGGGCTCTTCGAGCGCTTTCCCGTGGACGCGGTCTATGCGATGCACAATCTGCCTGGTCTGCCCCTCGGCACGCTACACTTCTGCTCTGGCGAGATGATGTCTGCCGTGGACAACTGGGAGATCAAGCTCATGGGTCGCGGCTCTCATGGCTCTATGCCTGAGCTTAGCATCGACCCCGTCGTCGCAGGGGCCTCGCTCGTCTTAGCTCTGCAGAGCATCGTCTCACGCAATGTATCCCCTTGGCATCACAGCGTGGTGACTATCGGAGCCTTTCTCGCAGGGGATACGGGGAATACGATCCCCGACAGCGCTACCCTCAGACTCTCTATCCGCAATATGGAGCCAAAGACGCGCGTTCAGGTGCTGGAGCGCATCCGCACCATCACGCAGCACCAAGCCGAGAGTTATGGCTGTGCCTATGAGATCACCGAGGGGCAGCCTGGAGCCGTCCTGATCAATAGCGAGGAGGAGACGCGCTATGCTGCCGAGGTGGCGCGCAAGACCTTTGGCGAGGAGCGGGTCGTCTACCCCAGCGCACGCTATATGAGTAGCGAGGACTTTGCCTTCATGCTACAGAAGCAGCGGGGCTGCTACCTAATGATAGGTAATGGCGAGACCCCGATGGTACACAATCCTAAGTTTATCTTCAACAAGCAACTGCTTCCGATCGGCGCCTCCTATTGGGTTGCGCTAGCCGAGGACTACCTCCGCTAG
- a CDS encoding FeoB-associated Cys-rich membrane protein codes for MDLQTIIVLLIIAITLLYIIRSVWRLIRRPRGASGCAGCSACHHSKPIAKPREKSRG; via the coding sequence ATGGATCTGCAGACAATCATTGTACTCCTCATTATCGCAATCACACTGCTCTACATCATTCGTAGTGTGTGGCGCCTGATCCGCCGACCGCGAGGAGCCTCAGGCTGTGCCGGTTGCTCTGCCTGCCACCATAGCAAGCCGATAGCAAAGCCGAGGGAGAAGTCGAGAGGTTAG
- a CDS encoding MFS transporter, which translates to MTKQRRKIGLRSSSPALTIVLLFGVVSMLGDLVHESARSVNGQYLSLVGLSATQVGLVFGLGEFLGYALRLLSGAWLDKSKRYWLFLFIGYGVHLVIPLMGLTTSWGWLYTFILLERIGKALRSPAKDTILSAVAENQIGLGYAFGIQEALDQLGAFLGPLIFTALFYFVGSSGLEVFQLGYQLLVIPFIILMVVLALVHRKFVREELTPEVDTTQKPPRLQPIFWIYSAFTFFVAFGLINFSLIGYHLKTQQIVSDGMVPILYAVAMAVDALVAIFIGKGYDRLKRQLRHKTGGVLILLIVPLLTAFVPLLTLSHSVSMLWIGMVLMGVVLGAHETVMRSAIADITPFSKRGIGFGIFNTVYGLSLLLGSLLMGWLYDLEQQPIIVAMTIISEGAAVALYVVLYKRIQRERVSN; encoded by the coding sequence GTGACAAAGCAACGAAGAAAGATAGGTTTGCGGAGTAGCTCTCCTGCACTGACGATCGTACTCCTCTTTGGAGTAGTCAGCATGCTGGGTGACCTTGTGCATGAGTCTGCTCGTAGTGTCAACGGGCAGTACCTCAGCTTGGTGGGGCTCTCAGCGACACAGGTGGGACTAGTCTTCGGGCTAGGCGAGTTCCTCGGCTATGCGCTGCGTCTGCTCTCAGGTGCTTGGCTGGACAAGAGCAAGCGCTACTGGCTCTTCCTCTTCATAGGCTATGGGGTGCATTTGGTGATTCCTCTGATGGGCTTGACCACCTCGTGGGGGTGGCTCTACACCTTTATCCTCCTCGAGCGAATAGGCAAAGCCTTACGCAGCCCAGCTAAAGACACAATCCTCTCAGCCGTCGCAGAGAATCAGATAGGCTTGGGGTACGCCTTCGGCATTCAGGAGGCACTGGATCAGTTGGGCGCATTCCTAGGACCTCTCATCTTTACGGCACTCTTCTACTTCGTGGGGAGCAGTGGGCTAGAGGTTTTTCAGCTAGGCTACCAGTTGCTGGTTATTCCCTTTATCATCTTGATGGTAGTCCTCGCCCTGGTGCATCGCAAGTTTGTGCGAGAGGAGCTCACCCCGGAGGTGGACACCACCCAAAAGCCCCCTCGCCTACAACCAATCTTCTGGATTTACTCGGCATTTACCTTTTTCGTTGCCTTCGGACTAATCAACTTCAGCCTGATAGGCTATCATCTTAAGACGCAGCAGATAGTTTCTGATGGGATGGTGCCGATCCTCTACGCTGTAGCCATGGCGGTGGATGCCCTCGTCGCAATCTTCATCGGAAAGGGTTACGACCGCCTGAAGCGCCAGCTGAGGCACAAGACGGGAGGCGTCTTGATTCTGCTCATTGTTCCGCTTCTGACAGCCTTCGTGCCACTACTAACCTTGTCTCACTCGGTGAGTATGCTCTGGATCGGCATGGTGCTGATGGGGGTCGTACTGGGAGCGCACGAGACGGTCATGAGGTCCGCCATCGCAGACATCACGCCCTTCAGTAAGCGTGGCATAGGGTTCGGAATCTTTAACACGGTCTACGGTCTGTCGCTACTCCTCGGCTCGCTCCTGATGGGATGGCTCTACGACCTGGAGCAACAGCCAATTATCGTCGCTATGACGATCATCTCTGAGGGTGCTGCTGTCGCTCTGTACGTCGTCCTCTACAAGCGAATCCAGAGGGAGCGGGTCAGCAACTAG
- the dxs gene encoding 1-deoxy-D-xylulose-5-phosphate synthase: MNASDYPILSQIDTPHQLRQLPLSQLPELCRELRRYELEVLSHVPGHLGSSLGAVELTVALHYVCRTPYDRIVWDVGHQAYGHKILTGRRDRFETLRQWGGLSGFPLPSESEYDTFPAGHASNSISAALGMAIAAKLKQEERHVVAVIGDGSMTGGLAFEGLNNVSSYPNDLLVVVNDNNMSIDANVGGLNKYLVDLNTSHAYNTIRYDLYRGLRQMNLMNDRRKKNIQRINNSVKSLLTQNHSSFFDGLGIRYFGPVDGHDVEHLVETLRRILPMRGPKILHLRTIKGKGYKPAEENATVWHAPGCFDVKTGERIKSERGAHPPKFQEVFGTTVTELAAEDKRIVGITPAMPSGSSLNVMMQAFPERSYDVGIAEAHAVTFSAGMAREGMIPFCVIYSSFLQRAYDQLIHDVALPGYHVVLCIDRAGLVGQDGATHQGAFDLAYLCTIPNMTVAAPMNEHYLRHLMRTAYEGQEGPMAIRYPRGEGSLVDWHCPAELLPIGKGRVLHEGGRIALLSIGTIGVTAEEVRERLLAEGVEVAHYDLIFAKPLDEELITTALERYDRIATLEEGTLIGGVGERIAALAQRQGFRGRMIHFGLPDTFVEQGTVAEQRRYCGIDADTIYNRIKAELCE; encoded by the coding sequence ATGAACGCTAGCGACTATCCTATACTCTCGCAGATCGATACACCTCATCAGTTACGTCAGCTACCTCTCTCGCAGCTCCCAGAGTTGTGCCGTGAGTTGCGCCGCTATGAGCTAGAGGTGCTCTCGCATGTGCCGGGTCACCTGGGTTCTAGTCTGGGTGCGGTAGAGCTCACGGTAGCTCTACACTACGTCTGTCGCACCCCCTACGATCGTATCGTCTGGGACGTGGGGCATCAAGCTTATGGGCACAAGATCTTGACTGGTCGACGCGATCGCTTTGAGACGCTACGACAGTGGGGCGGACTCTCGGGTTTTCCGCTCCCGAGCGAGAGTGAGTACGACACATTCCCCGCGGGGCATGCCTCGAACTCGATCTCCGCAGCGCTAGGTATGGCAATCGCTGCTAAGCTCAAGCAGGAGGAGCGTCATGTCGTGGCTGTCATCGGTGATGGATCGATGACGGGCGGGCTAGCCTTCGAGGGGCTAAACAATGTGAGCTCTTATCCCAACGATCTGCTTGTGGTGGTCAATGATAACAACATGTCGATCGATGCCAATGTGGGCGGGCTCAATAAGTATCTTGTCGACCTCAACACCAGCCACGCCTACAACACAATCCGCTACGACCTCTACCGTGGCTTGCGACAGATGAACCTGATGAACGATCGTCGCAAGAAAAACATCCAGCGGATCAACAACAGTGTCAAGTCGCTCCTGACGCAAAACCACTCCTCCTTCTTTGACGGCCTAGGGATCCGTTACTTCGGTCCTGTAGATGGGCATGACGTAGAGCATCTCGTGGAGACGCTACGACGTATCCTCCCGATGCGGGGGCCGAAGATCCTACACCTCAGGACAATCAAGGGCAAAGGGTATAAACCGGCTGAGGAGAATGCGACCGTATGGCACGCTCCTGGGTGCTTTGACGTGAAGACGGGAGAGCGCATCAAGAGCGAGCGAGGCGCACACCCGCCGAAGTTTCAAGAGGTCTTTGGGACGACGGTCACCGAGCTGGCTGCCGAGGACAAGCGGATCGTGGGGATCACGCCAGCGATGCCGTCGGGCAGTTCGCTGAATGTGATGATGCAAGCTTTCCCTGAGCGAAGCTATGATGTGGGCATTGCGGAGGCGCATGCGGTCACCTTTAGCGCGGGAATGGCGCGTGAGGGGATGATCCCCTTCTGTGTCATCTACTCCTCCTTCCTACAGCGTGCTTACGATCAGCTGATACATGACGTCGCCCTGCCTGGCTACCATGTAGTTCTTTGCATTGATCGTGCGGGCTTGGTCGGGCAGGATGGAGCGACCCATCAGGGAGCCTTCGACCTAGCTTATCTCTGTACCATCCCGAATATGACGGTGGCAGCTCCGATGAATGAGCACTACCTGCGTCATCTGATGCGTACCGCTTACGAGGGGCAGGAGGGGCCTATGGCTATCCGCTATCCGCGTGGTGAGGGTTCGCTAGTTGACTGGCACTGTCCTGCGGAGCTTCTACCGATAGGCAAGGGACGTGTACTGCACGAGGGCGGACGTATCGCTCTGCTCTCTATCGGCACCATCGGTGTGACCGCCGAGGAGGTGCGTGAGCGTCTGCTCGCTGAGGGTGTTGAGGTGGCGCACTATGACTTGATCTTTGCGAAGCCTCTAGACGAAGAGTTGATCACGACTGCTCTAGAGCGTTACGACCGCATTGCCACGCTCGAGGAGGGTACGCTCATCGGTGGGGTAGGCGAGCGGATCGCCGCACTGGCACAGCGTCAGGGCTTCCGAGGACGGATGATACATTTTGGTCTGCCCGACACTTTTGTTGAGCAAGGCACTGTCGCCGAGCAACGCCGCTACTGCGGCATTGATGCCGACACAATATATAATAGAATCAAAGCTGAGCTATGCGAATAG
- a CDS encoding DUF362 domain-containing protein: MAHVITDSCVACGTCIDECPVGAISEGDIYSIDADTCIDCGACAAACPSGAIEG; this comes from the coding sequence ATGGCACACGTAATCACTGACAGCTGTGTAGCTTGTGGCACTTGTATCGATGAGTGCCCCGTAGGCGCAATCTCTGAGGGCGATATCTACTCTATCGACGCTGATACTTGCATCGATTGTGGCGCATGCGCTGCAGCTTGCCCATCAGGCGCTATCGAGGGTTAA